The Hymenobacter sp. DG01 genome has a segment encoding these proteins:
- a CDS encoding SDR family oxidoreductase, protein MKEENKLSRRQIISGLGASLAVATVAPILSVEGATSSANLAPEPLKDPTTAYPRPPFKSQTQPWPGLAGKMEPVPDHGEKTYKGSGRLKGRKALITGGDSGMGRAAAIAYAREGADVAINYLPAEEADAKEVIALIKAAGQKGVAIPGDLRDEAFCKKLVEEAVRQLGGLDIVVSNAARQQQRQSIMDLTTEDFDATMKTNIYAPFWIIKAALPHLKPGSAIIGTTSEQATDPSEDLYDYAQTKAATTNYVRSLAKQLAPKGIRVNGVAPGPIWTPLQVSGGATQEKLQKFGGDTPMKRPGQPVELASIYVQLADPQASYATGQVYGAAGGKGMP, encoded by the coding sequence ATGAAAGAAGAAAACAAACTCAGCCGACGTCAGATAATCAGTGGCTTAGGTGCCAGCCTGGCCGTTGCCACCGTAGCACCCATTTTATCCGTGGAAGGAGCCACCAGCTCCGCCAACCTAGCCCCCGAACCCTTGAAAGACCCGACCACCGCCTACCCCCGTCCCCCTTTCAAAAGCCAGACCCAGCCCTGGCCCGGCCTGGCCGGCAAAATGGAGCCCGTGCCCGACCACGGCGAAAAAACCTATAAAGGCTCGGGCCGCCTGAAGGGCCGGAAAGCCCTGATTACGGGCGGCGACTCCGGCATGGGCCGCGCCGCCGCCATAGCCTACGCCCGCGAAGGCGCCGACGTAGCCATAAACTATCTGCCCGCCGAAGAAGCCGACGCCAAAGAGGTAATTGCCCTGATTAAGGCCGCCGGCCAGAAAGGCGTGGCTATTCCCGGCGACCTGCGCGACGAAGCCTTCTGCAAGAAGCTGGTGGAGGAAGCCGTGCGCCAACTAGGCGGCCTCGATATTGTGGTCAGCAACGCCGCGCGCCAGCAGCAGCGCCAGTCCATCATGGACCTGACCACCGAGGACTTCGACGCGACGATGAAAACCAACATCTACGCCCCGTTCTGGATTATTAAGGCGGCGCTGCCCCACCTCAAGCCCGGCTCGGCCATCATCGGGACTACCTCCGAGCAGGCCACCGACCCCTCCGAGGACCTCTATGACTACGCTCAGACCAAGGCCGCAACCACCAACTACGTCCGCTCCCTGGCCAAGCAGCTGGCCCCGAAGGGTATCCGGGTGAACGGTGTGGCCCCCGGCCCCATCTGGACGCCCCTGCAGGTAAGCGGCGGCGCTACCCAGGAAAAGCTTCAGAAGTTCGGCGGCGATACGCCCATGAAGCGGCCGGGGCAGCCCGTGGAGCTGGCCTCCATTTACGTGCAGCTCGCCGACCCGCAGGCCAGCTACGCTACCGGGCAGGTGTATGGGGCCGCCGGCGGCAAAGGCATGCCGTAG
- a CDS encoding T9SS type A sorting domain-containing protein, which yields MKTMISSSGNTSTRQAAPARIAKTAVATLLLSVLGLSSFGQQIPLVYSSENTGTTCTAPPLPSFDQLPAIAPLPDPFMWSDGRGRSTSFTDWECRRNEIKAEIENYEIGRKPAKPETITASYAAGTTAGTGVLTVNVTVNGQTLVLTSQIALPTGTGPFPAVIGMNSANGSLPADIFTSRNVARITFSHNQVTTYGNPLITDPYYKLYPEQNLDNSGQYSAWAWGVSRIIDGLELVQSQLPVDLKHIGVTGCSYAGKMALFSGALDERIALTIAQESGGGGAPAWRVSETLGAVEKLGATDYRWFKDDMKRFENTNVNKLPHDHHELMAMIAPRALLVTGNTDFEWLANPAAYVSARAAHEVWKTFGIGDRFGFYIDGGHNHCAIPTTQRPAIEAFVDKFLLGNTSVNTNITTHPYPALDYQRWYKWWGTNNAVLPAEPLGKRLWMEAECAAVGSNWEVVSNADASGGKYVRVKNGLTSPTTAPTGAISYLTIPFLIDSAATYNLVARQNVPAGEEYGYWLKVDNEAFQSVGSQLVSNGGFENGLTGWTTLNTTGATITANTVATEAHSGTGSMKVVNPTAQPGNQWRVQVTSAAFPTTVGKQYTISYWVKAAAAGGSIRLSTGPSGAQYQADQTIDTEWKQVSWTITASIASTTFLFDMGQVANTYYIDDVSVKEVNAGGGWGWTKLRDMVLPAGPHTLTIAYNTGGGAQLDKMVLATSMASISGLGGTAMNCTVSSNASSLAGIGIDVFPNPAHDKLTVKLGTNPLHVKSIEVVDLMGRVLSQVSVGKQTLLNIHSDKLKPGVYLMRFTGDKTSTQRIVIQ from the coding sequence ATGAAAACAATGATTTCCTCTTCTGGTAACACCTCTACAAGACAAGCCGCCCCGGCCCGAATAGCAAAAACAGCCGTTGCTACCCTGCTGCTGAGCGTTCTGGGCCTGAGCTCCTTCGGCCAGCAGATTCCACTGGTGTATTCCTCCGAAAACACCGGCACTACCTGCACCGCGCCGCCCCTGCCCAGCTTCGACCAACTGCCGGCCATTGCCCCCCTCCCCGACCCGTTTATGTGGTCAGATGGCCGGGGCCGCTCCACTAGCTTTACGGACTGGGAGTGCCGCCGCAACGAAATCAAGGCCGAAATTGAGAACTATGAGATAGGCCGCAAGCCGGCCAAGCCCGAAACCATTACAGCCAGCTACGCCGCCGGTACCACCGCCGGCACGGGCGTGCTCACCGTGAACGTGACGGTAAACGGGCAAACCCTGGTCCTGACCTCGCAGATAGCCCTGCCTACGGGCACCGGTCCGTTCCCGGCCGTTATTGGGATGAACAGCGCCAACGGCAGCCTGCCGGCCGATATTTTTACCAGTCGCAACGTGGCCCGTATCACCTTCAGCCACAATCAGGTAACTACCTACGGCAACCCCCTGATAACGGACCCTTACTATAAGCTCTACCCCGAGCAGAACCTCGACAACTCGGGCCAGTACAGCGCCTGGGCCTGGGGCGTGAGCCGCATCATAGACGGCCTGGAGCTGGTGCAGTCTCAGCTGCCCGTTGACCTGAAGCACATTGGCGTAACGGGCTGCTCCTACGCCGGCAAAATGGCCCTGTTCTCCGGGGCGCTTGATGAGCGGATTGCTCTTACCATCGCCCAGGAGTCGGGCGGGGGCGGGGCGCCGGCCTGGCGCGTTTCCGAAACGCTGGGCGCCGTAGAAAAGCTGGGTGCTACCGATTACCGCTGGTTTAAGGACGACATGAAGCGGTTTGAGAACACCAACGTAAACAAGCTGCCCCACGACCACCACGAGCTGATGGCCATGATTGCGCCCCGCGCGCTGCTGGTAACCGGCAACACCGATTTTGAGTGGCTGGCTAACCCGGCGGCTTACGTATCGGCCAGGGCCGCGCACGAGGTGTGGAAGACCTTCGGCATCGGCGACCGGTTCGGCTTCTACATCGACGGCGGCCACAACCACTGCGCCATTCCTACCACCCAGCGCCCGGCCATCGAGGCCTTCGTGGACAAATTCCTGCTGGGTAACACCAGCGTAAACACCAACATCACCACCCACCCCTACCCCGCCCTGGATTACCAGCGCTGGTATAAGTGGTGGGGTACCAACAACGCCGTGCTGCCGGCTGAGCCCTTGGGAAAGCGCCTCTGGATGGAAGCCGAATGCGCCGCCGTGGGCTCCAACTGGGAGGTGGTGTCGAATGCTGACGCTTCGGGTGGCAAGTACGTGCGGGTGAAAAACGGCCTGACCAGCCCCACCACTGCCCCTACTGGCGCCATTTCCTACCTGACCATACCCTTCTTGATCGACAGCGCGGCTACCTACAATCTGGTGGCGCGCCAGAACGTGCCGGCCGGCGAGGAGTATGGCTACTGGCTCAAAGTGGATAATGAGGCCTTCCAGTCGGTAGGCAGCCAGCTGGTATCCAACGGCGGTTTCGAGAACGGCCTGACCGGCTGGACGACCCTGAACACGACGGGCGCGACCATCACGGCCAATACCGTAGCCACGGAGGCTCACAGCGGCACCGGCTCTATGAAAGTGGTGAACCCCACCGCCCAGCCCGGCAACCAGTGGCGAGTGCAAGTAACCAGCGCCGCCTTCCCTACTACCGTAGGCAAGCAGTACACCATTTCCTACTGGGTAAAAGCGGCCGCGGCCGGGGGCTCCATCCGCCTGTCCACGGGTCCTTCGGGCGCCCAGTACCAGGCCGATCAGACCATTGACACGGAGTGGAAGCAGGTTTCCTGGACCATCACGGCTTCCATAGCTTCTACCACCTTCCTGTTCGACATGGGCCAGGTAGCCAACACGTATTACATTGATGACGTGAGCGTGAAAGAGGTGAATGCCGGCGGCGGCTGGGGCTGGACCAAGCTCAGAGACATGGTACTGCCCGCAGGCCCCCACACTCTGACTATTGCCTACAACACCGGTGGTGGGGCCCAGCTGGATAAGATGGTGCTGGCTACCTCCATGGCTTCTATCAGCGGCCTGGGCGGAACGGCTATGAACTGCACCGTTAGCTCAAACGCCAGCAGCCTGGCCGGCATCGGCATTGATGTGTTCCCCAATCCGGCCCACGATAAGCTCACCGTGAAGCTGGGCACCAACCCACTGCACGTAAAAAGCATTGAAGTAGTGGACCTGATGGGCCGGGTACTTTCGCAGGTGAGCGTGGGCAAGCAAACCCTGCTCAACATCCACAGCGACAAGCTGAAGCCCGGCGTGTACCTGATGCGCTTCACCGGCGACAAAACCAGCACCCAGCGCATCGTGATTCAGTAA